A genome region from Manihot esculenta cultivar AM560-2 chromosome 5, M.esculenta_v8, whole genome shotgun sequence includes the following:
- the LOC110614740 gene encoding uncharacterized protein LOC110614740 — translation MERKQGFFSALKEEVIRGLSPGRSRANSPSASASPVSSLLWRRKGRRNLQKQPEPLIIARSGSLRSMEALSPLREGPDQDDGEDSRMEGSWGHWMKGQLSRTPSVSSSNMFKRSDLRLLLGVLGAPLAPVHVSCAETSPHLSIKDNPIEATSAQYILQQYTAASGGQAVQNSILNAYAMGKVRMMASEFETANKVKKNQNSLKTAESGGFVLWKMNPDMWYVELALGGSKIHAGCNGKLVWRHTPWLGAHAAKGPVRPLRRALQGLDPKTTASMFRNARCIGEKEINGDDCFILKICADSATLKARSEGPAEIIRHVLFGYFSQKTGLLVHIEDSHLTRIQNNEGDAVYWETTINSFLDDYRPVDGVMIAHSGRSVVTLFRFGDTAMSHTRTRMEEEWEIEEVAFNVPGLSMDCFIPPAELRFASISETC, via the exons ATGGAGAGGAAGCAAGGTTTCTTTTCGGCGTTAAAAGAGGAGGTTATTAGGGGCTTATCGCCGGGGAGGTCAAGAGCCAACAGTCCGTCGGCGAGTGCGTCTCCAGTGTCGAGTTTGTTATGGAGAAGAAAGGGACGTAGAAACCTCCAGAAGCAGCCGGAGCCGTTAATTATAGCAAGATCGGGGAGCTTAAGGTCGATGGAGGCTTTATCGCCGTTGAGGGAGGGGCCGGATCAAGATGATGGTGAAGATTCGAGGATGGAAGGGAGCTGGGGTCACTGGATGAAGGGACAGCTGTCGAGAACACCGTCCGTTTCGTCGTCTAATATGTTTAAGCGTTCTGATCTGAGGCTGCTGCTGGGTGTACTCGGCGCGCCGCTTGCTCCTGTGCACGTTAGCTGTGCTGAAACTTCTCCTCACCTTAGCATAAAAGATAATCCAATT GAAGCCACATCTGCTCAGTACATATTGCAGCAGTACACAGCAGCTTCAGGAGGGCAAGCAGTTCAAAATTCAATCCTCAATGCGTATGCCATGGGAAAGGTGAGGATGATGGCTTCTGAGTTTGAAACAGCAAACAAGGTCAAAAAGAATCAGAATTCGTTAAAAACTGCCGAGTCTGGTGGGTTTGTCCTCTGGAAAATGAATCCAGACATGTGGTATGTTGAGCTTGCTCTTGGTGGCAGCAAGATTCATGCTGGCTGCAATGGGAAGCTTGTATGGAGGCACACACCCTGGCTTGGAGCACATGCTGCAAAAGGTCCCGTTAGACCACTGCGTCGTGCACTTCAG GGTCTTGACCCAAAAACAACTGCAAGTATGTTTAGGAATGCAAGATGCATTGGAGAGAAGGAGATTAATGGAGATGACTGCTTTATTCTCAAGATATGTGCAGATTCTGCAACGCTGAAGGCTAGGAGTGAAGGACCAGCAGAGATCATAAGACACGTATTGTTTGGCTACTTCAGCCAGAAAACTGGACTCCTTGTTCACATAGAGGACTCCCATTTGACACGCATTCAAAATAATGAAGGTGATGCTGTGTACTGGGAGACTACAATCAATTCTTTCCTTGATGATTACAGGCCAGTGGATGGTGTTATGATTGCTCATTCAGGACGTTCTGTAGTAACCCTTTTCCGATTTGGAGATACAGCAATGAGCCACACCAGGACTAGAATGGAAGAAGAATGGGAAATTGAGGAAGTAGCATTCAATGTCCCAGGCCTGTCAATGGATTGTTTTATTCCTCCTGCTGAATTAAGATTTGCTTCTATTAGTGAAACCTGTTAG